The genomic interval GAAACACGAGCGCCAGGGCCCATTGTTGAAGAAACGGCAATGTTTTTCAGGTAAACACCTTTTGACGCAGCCGGTTTAGCACGATTAAGTGCATCGATCAATGATTTGAGGTTCTCGTTGAGTTTCTCAGCATCGAAAGATACTTTACCGATTGGCGCATGGATTTGACCTGCTTTATCAAGACGGTATTCAATCTTACCGGCTTTGATTTCTTGAACGGCTTTAGCAACGTCAAACGTTACTGTACCAGCTTTAGGGTTCGGCATCAAGCCTTTACCACCAAGGATACGTCCAAGTTTACCAACTTCAGCCATCATGTCCGGCGTTGCTACGCAAACGTCGAATTCGAACCAGCCTTGTTGGATTTTGTTGATCATGTCTGCATCGCCGACAAAATCAGCACCTGCAGCTTCCGCTTCTTTCACTTTTTCGCCTTTTGCGAAAACGAGAACGCGTTTTGTTTTACCAGTGCCGTGTGGTAGTACAACTACGCCACGAACAGCTTGGTCTTGTTTACGTGGGTCTACACCCAAACGAACTGCTACTTCAACGGACTCGTCGAATTTAGCTGTTGCAGCCTTCTTAACAAGCTCAATCGCTTCTAGAGGCTCGTAAGTTGCTTCGCTATCAAATAGCTTAGCAGCTTCTACATATTTTTTACCTTGTTTAGCCATTGTAATTTCCTCCTCATGTGGTTGTAGCGGAAAATCCTCCTAGGGATGATCCTCCCACTCGCGAAAGCCGAAGCTAACGCAAAGCAAGCTACCTCGCGGTATTAGTCAACAATAGTTACGCCCATGCTGCGAGCAGTACCTTCAACCATACGCATTGCCGATTCTACAGACGCTGCGTTAAGATCCGGCATTTTTTGCTCAGCGATTTCGCGAACTTTGTCACGTTTTACAGTAGCGACCTTTTTCTTGTTCGGTTCGCCTGAACCCTTTTCGATACCAGCTGCGACGCGAAGCAATACTGCTGCCGGCGGCGTTTTTGTTTCGAAAGTGAAAGAACGGTCTTCAAATACTGTAATAACAACCGGAATAATCAAGCCTGCTTGATCTGCGGTACGAGCATTAAACTCTTTACAAAACGCCATGATGTTAACGCCTGCTTGACCAAGTGCTGGACCGATCGGCGGCGCTGGGTTTGCTTTACCTGCAGGAACTTGCAATTTGACCATCTTGATGACCTTTTTTGCCATGCCTGACACACCTCCTTACCCTTTATTCCATGCGTAAATAGCATCCGCCTCCGCAAGGGGGCATTGCTATTTCGCGTCCAAACCACCACTAGTTTAACCCAGTGGGTTCGGAAACCAGATATTATATCTTTTCCACTTGAGTGTAATCCAGCTCTAGTGGGGTCTCCCTGCCAAACATGTTTACATGAACCTTCAACTTCGCTTTGTCCAGCAAAATTTCTTCTACTGTACCAACAAAATCTGCGAAAGGACCCACTTTGACGCGAACCGTTTCTTTCAAATCGAACTCGATTTTCGGTTTTGGTTCTTCCATGCCCATGTGTTTGAGTATTTGCTCAACCTCATCTGGCAATAGAGGAATCGGTTTTGAACCGGAACCTGTTGATCCTACGAATCCAGTTACACCTGGTGTATTTCGAACAACGTACCATGAATCGTCGGTTTGAACCATTTCCACAAGAACATAGCCGGGGTAGACCTTACGTTGGACAGTCTTCTTCTTACCATCCTTCTCTACCACTTCTTCTTCCATAGGAACAAGCACACGGAAAATCTTATCTTCCATGCCCATTGATTCAACACGGCGTTCCAAATTGGCTTTCACCTTGTTCTCATAACCTGAGTAGGTATGCACGACGTACCATCTTTTTTCCATCACAAATCCACCTTTGGACCCTTCTTAAACAATGAGTTCAACCAGAGACGAGATCCCGATGTCAAGAAGCCAAAAGTAAATAGTCACAAGCGTAATCGTGAGCAAAACCACGATCGAATAGCTTGTCAACTCTTTACGGCTTGGCCAGCGAACCTTCTTAAGTTCCGCCCAGCTGTCGGCAAAAAAACTAAACGTTGTACCAAAGCTTTGCTTTAGTTTAGCCAAAAATGCCACGTTCACACCTCCAATTGACTATCTCGTCTCGCGATGAGGAGTCTGCTCGTTACAGAACTTGCAAAACTTCTTCAACTCGATGCGGTCGGGGTGATTGCGTTTGTTCTTGCTGCTCGCATAGTTTCTCTGTTTGCAGTTTGTGCATGCCAACGTGATAATTACCCGCATTGAATTACACCTCCCGAACTGCTACAAAATACGAATCATGAAGCTCTATATGAAAGTTCATTGATTCCAACGCCAAAACGAAATAAAACCTCGATTTTAGGCCTACCTAAACACTTTATCATACAGCAATTTTGATGTCAATGTAAAAGATAAGTGTTAAGCCTGTGAATGATTGGAAACAAAAG from Paenibacillus sp. FSL K6-3182 carries:
- the rplA gene encoding 50S ribosomal protein L1, which translates into the protein MAKQGKKYVEAAKLFDSEATYEPLEAIELVKKAATAKFDESVEVAVRLGVDPRKQDQAVRGVVVLPHGTGKTKRVLVFAKGEKVKEAEAAGADFVGDADMINKIQQGWFEFDVCVATPDMMAEVGKLGRILGGKGLMPNPKAGTVTFDVAKAVQEIKAGKIEYRLDKAGQIHAPIGKVSFDAEKLNENLKSLIDALNRAKPAASKGVYLKNIAVSSTMGPGARVSTAAYR
- the rplK gene encoding 50S ribosomal protein L11; translated protein: MAKKVIKMVKLQVPAGKANPAPPIGPALGQAGVNIMAFCKEFNARTADQAGLIIPVVITVFEDRSFTFETKTPPAAVLLRVAAGIEKGSGEPNKKKVATVKRDKVREIAEQKMPDLNAASVESAMRMVEGTARSMGVTIVD
- the nusG gene encoding transcription termination/antitermination protein NusG: MEKRWYVVHTYSGYENKVKANLERRVESMGMEDKIFRVLVPMEEEVVEKDGKKKTVQRKVYPGYVLVEMVQTDDSWYVVRNTPGVTGFVGSTGSGSKPIPLLPDEVEQILKHMGMEEPKPKIEFDLKETVRVKVGPFADFVGTVEEILLDKAKLKVHVNMFGRETPLELDYTQVEKI
- the secE gene encoding preprotein translocase subunit SecE: MAFLAKLKQSFGTTFSFFADSWAELKKVRWPSRKELTSYSIVVLLTITLVTIYFWLLDIGISSLVELIV
- the rpmG gene encoding 50S ribosomal protein L33, giving the protein MRVIITLACTNCKQRNYASSKNKRNHPDRIELKKFCKFCNEQTPHRETR